The genomic DNA TTTGCCTTCGATGGCTTCCAGCAGAGCGCCACCACCTGTAGAAACGTAAGAAACGCCACTTGCCAGGCCGAACTTGTTGACACAAGCTACAGAGTCGCCGCCACCAACTAATGAGAATGCACCGTTCTTGGTTGCTTCAACGATAGCTTCGCCAACTGCGCGGGAACCGTCTGTAAAGTTTTCGAATTCGAATACGCCGGTAGGACCGTTCCACAGGATCGTCTTGGAGTTCTTGATAACCTCGGCATAAAGAGCGATTGTCTTCGGACCGATATCAAGGCCTTCCCATCCGTCGGGAATTTCGTTTACGTCAGCATAAGCAGTCTTGGCATCGTTGCTGAAATCGTCAGCGATCTTAGCGTCGATGGCCAATACCAAGTTTACACCTTTTTCTTTTGCTTTCTTCATAAGGTCGAGCGCCAGATCCAACTTATCATCTTCGCAGATTGATTTACCGATCTTGCCACCCATAGCCTTCGTGAAAGTGTAAGTCATACCGCCGGTGATGATCAGGTTGTCTACCTTGTTTAACAGGTTCTCGATGATTTCGATCTTGGAAGAAACTTTGGAACCACCCATGATTGCAGTAAACGGACGAGTGATGTCGTTCAATACCTTTTCAACAGCTTTTACTTCTTTTTCCATCAGGTAGCCGAACATCTTGTGGTCAGTGTCGAAGTAATCGGCGATCAATGCCGTAGAAGCGTGAGCGCGATGAGCTGTACCGAATGCGTCATTTACATAGCAGTCGGCATAAGATGCCAATCTCTTTGTAAATTCTTTCTGGCTTTCCTTAACGGCTTTCTTGGCAGCTTTCTTTTCTTCGTCCGTAGCATCTTCAGCCAAACCTCTCGGCTTGCCTTCTTCTTCTGCATAGAAACGAAGGTTTTCAAGCAACAATGCTTCGCCCGGTTGCAGGGCGGCAGCCTTGGCGCCGGCTTCTTCGCCGATACAATCGTTAGCAAACTGAACATCAACACCCAACAGTTCGGAAACGTGTTTCAGGATGTGTTTCAG from Parabacteroides merdae ATCC 43184 includes the following:
- a CDS encoding phosphoglycerate kinase: MQSIDNFNFAGKKAFVRVDFNVPLDENFNITDDTRIRAALPTLKKILADGGSVIIGSHLGRPKGVTDKYSLKHILKHVSELLGVDVQFANDCIGEEAGAKAAALQPGEALLLENLRFYAEEEGKPRGLAEDATDEEKKAAKKAVKESQKEFTKRLASYADCYVNDAFGTAHRAHASTALIADYFDTDHKMFGYLMEKEVKAVEKVLNDITRPFTAIMGGSKVSSKIEIIENLLNKVDNLIITGGMTYTFTKAMGGKIGKSICEDDKLDLALDLMKKAKEKGVNLVLAIDAKIADDFSNDAKTAYADVNEIPDGWEGLDIGPKTIALYAEVIKNSKTILWNGPTGVFEFENFTDGSRAVGEAIVEATKNGAFSLVGGGDSVACVNKFGLASGVSYVSTGGGALLEAIEGKVLPGIAAVKGEAYK